TCACTGTTAGATTCTTGTCTTTTTTCTGTAGGAATCCTTGCATATGCCAAGCTTTACGTGCTTTTACGCTTATTGACGTTGCTTTACATATGGACAGCTAAAGTAAAGTTGTCGATTAACCGAGTAACCAATCATGAAAACAGTCCGCAATATCATCTGGGCAATGATCGCCGTGATGTCCGTATTATGGTTTGCGATGGAGCCTCAGCTTTTCTCTTCAACAAATGTCTTTGAATGGCGTTCTGCCATGATCCAATATTCAGGCATTCTGTCGTTGATGCTGATGTCGATCACCATGGTGTTGGCGATGCGTCTGCCTGTGGTTGAAAACTGGCTACATGGCATGGACAAAGCGTATCGAGTTCACAAATGGCTCGGTATCGGTGGCGTTGCATTAGGTTTGGCGCATTGGCTTTGGTATCAGGTACCGAAATGGCTAGTCATGTCTGGTGTATTAGCAAGACCGGTGAAACACTCAGGTGCAGGACGGGAGGGGAATGTCTCTGGAATCGAGGCTTGGATTCATGGTTTGCGCGACCTTGCTCAAGGCATAGGTGAGTGGGGCTTCTACATGCTGTTGGTTTTGCTGGTGGTTTCTCTATGGGGCGCTGTGAAATACAAACCCTTTAAACTATCGCACCGCTTTATGTCTGTGGCGTACTTGCTGATCGCGATTCACTCTGTACTGCTGCTCAAACGCGCGTATTGGGGCGAGCCTGTTTACTATCTTACTGTTGGGTTTGCAGTCGTGGGTTCGATTGCCGCACTTTACAGTTTGTTTGGCTTCGTTGGTCGTCGCAATAAACATTCTGCGGTTTTGGCGTCGACACGTTACTTCCCTCAAGCTGAAGTGATGGAATTGGTCGTCAAACCAAATGCGTCTTGGCAAGGTCATAAAGCGGGGCAATTTGCTTACTTGTGTTTTGGT
This portion of the Vibrio hyugaensis genome encodes:
- a CDS encoding ferredoxin reductase family protein; translation: MKTVRNIIWAMIAVMSVLWFAMEPQLFSSTNVFEWRSAMIQYSGILSLMLMSITMVLAMRLPVVENWLHGMDKAYRVHKWLGIGGVALGLAHWLWYQVPKWLVMSGVLARPVKHSGAGREGNVSGIEAWIHGLRDLAQGIGEWGFYMLLVLLVVSLWGAVKYKPFKLSHRFMSVAYLLIAIHSVLLLKRAYWGEPVYYLTVGFAVVGSIAALYSLFGFVGRRNKHSAVLASTRYFPQAEVMELVVKPNASWQGHKAGQFAYLCFGDEDAHPFTIVSGSESNELRFLIKELGDFTTGLYERVKAGDAVMVEGPYGRLEFDLEKPQIWIAGGVGIASFFAALEALKVQSQASDVHLFYCSRGIDGQLVDELWHLAHQASVKLHVIDTIKSPRLNAERIAAQCGDLNQYEMYFCGPEAFSKTLKKELGVCQFNIDKNYHEELFVMR